In the genome of uncultured Pseudomonas sp., the window CCGGCGCCAAGGTGGTGTTGATGCAGAATGGGCTGGCCGTGGAAGACCAACTGCGTCCGCTGCTGCCAGACTCGCTGCACTTGCTCGGCGGCCTTTGCTACATCTACGCGCACCGTAGCGCCCCAGGGGTGGTTGAGCATCAAGCCCTTGGCGGCATAAACCTCGGCTATCACTCAGGTCCGGCGGACGATGCAGAAAGTCGCCAGTGGCTGCTCGAGCAAGGCACCAGCTTGTTTCAAACGGCGGGCCTGGATTCCAAGGCCATGGCCGAGCTCACCCAAGCACGCTGGCAGAAGCTGGTGTGGAACGCGCCCTTTAACGGCCTTGCCGTACTGCTGAACAGCAACACCACCGCCCTGATGAGTAACGCCGAGAGCCGCACGCTGATCGCGGCGATGATGCAAGAGCTGGTCGATGCTGCCAGCGCGTGCGGCTATCAGCTCCCCACTGGCTTTGCCAGCAAGCTGCTGGCGGCCACCGAACGCGCGCCGGATTACCTGCCCAGCATGTACCACGACTTTGCCCTGCAGCGCCCACTTGAGTTGCACGCCATCTATGCCGCGCCGCTGGCCGCCGCGGCCAAGGTCGGCTGCGCCATGCCGCGCACTGAGATGCTCTATCAAGCCCTGCGTTACCTCGAACAACGCCAACAGCCAGACCGGAGCAGCCATGAGTAAGGGATTAGGCGACAAACTGGTACTGGCGATCTCCTCGCGCGCGCTGTTCGACCTGCGCGAAAGCCATCATGTCTATGAAAGCCAAGGCGTCGAAGCCTACCGGCAATACCAGATCGAGCATGAAGACGAGATTCTCGCCCCCGGCGATGCCTTCCCCCTGGTCGAAAAGCTGCTGGCGCTGAACGCCACCCTCAAACAACAACGGGTTGAGGTGATTCTGGTCTCACGCAACAGTGCAGACACCGGGCTGCGTGCGTTCAACTCAATCCAGCACTACGGCCTGGGTATCTCCCGCGCGGCCTTTGTCGGTGGGCGCAGCCCTGACCCCTATCTCGCCGCATTTGGCTGCCAGTTGTTTCTCTCCACCCATGCCGAGGATGTGCGCAGCGCACTGCGCGCAGGCTTTGGTGCGGCGACCATTCTTTCCGGCGGTGCGCGGCGGGCGGCCAGCAATGAGCTGCGCATCGCCTTCGACGGCGATGCCGTATTGTTTTCCGATGAGTCCGAGCGGGTCTATCAACAGGGTGGCCTGGAGGCCTTCCAGAGCCACGAACGCCAGTCGGCCCGCGAACTACTTGGCGGCGGCCCATTCAAGCCATTCCTCGCCGCCCTGCACCGCCTGCAACAGGAGTTTCCCGAGGACAGTTGCCCGATTCGCACCGCGCTGGTCACCGCGCGCTCTGCTCCTGCTCATGAGCGGGTGATCCGCACCCTGCGCGAGTGGAATATTCGCCTGGATGAGTCCTACTTCCTCGGTGGCCTGGAGAAAGCCGCGATTCTGGAAACCTTCGGCGCTGATGTGTTCTTCGACGACCAGGCCGGGCACTGCGAAAAAGCCCGCGAAGTAGTCGCCACCGGGCATGTGCCGCACGGTATCAGTAACGAGCCACCGCTTTAAGCCCCCCGCTATAGGGGCGCTCATGCCCCTTCAGCCCCGCCACATATATAACCATTGATCCTTAAAACCTTTGCCACCCTTGACCTGTCAATTGCACTGCTAAGCTCAAATCAGGCCCGCCAGTCAGGCAGTCAAGGAGGCCGAATGATTCGCTCGATTCTTTATGCCACTGATCTCGGGCTCTACGCGCCCTACATCTTGCAGCATGCGCTGGAGCTGACCCGCTCCTTCAATGCCAGCCTGTATGTGGTGCATGCCGTGGAGCCCATGGGTCTATTTGCCGAGTCAGTTTTACAAACCTATCTGGATGAAAAACGCCTCAAGGAACTGCGCAGTACCGGCCTGAGCACGGTGATGGCAAGCATTGAGCAGCGTGTATTGGAAGGCTTTCGTGATGAGATTGGCGAAGCCATACAAGACCTTGAGCTGATCAAGGCAGTGCGTGTGGTGCAAGGCGACCCACCGCTGGTGATACTCGGTGAAGCGCAGCAACTTGGGGTGGACCTGCTGGTCCTA includes:
- a CDS encoding putative 2-dehydropantoate 2-reductase yields the protein MTAAPRIGIIGCGAIGGFYGLMLARAGFDVHFLLRSEFTAVASDGLRVNSVVHGNLHLQPVQAYQSAADMPPCDWLLVGAKTTSNSELAPLICQAAAPGAKVVLMQNGLAVEDQLRPLLPDSLHLLGGLCYIYAHRSAPGVVEHQALGGINLGYHSGPADDAESRQWLLEQGTSLFQTAGLDSKAMAELTQARWQKLVWNAPFNGLAVLLNSNTTALMSNAESRTLIAAMMQELVDAASACGYQLPTGFASKLLAATERAPDYLPSMYHDFALQRPLELHAIYAAPLAAAAKVGCAMPRTEMLYQALRYLEQRQQPDRSSHE
- a CDS encoding 5'-nucleotidase; this encodes MSKGLGDKLVLAISSRALFDLRESHHVYESQGVEAYRQYQIEHEDEILAPGDAFPLVEKLLALNATLKQQRVEVILVSRNSADTGLRAFNSIQHYGLGISRAAFVGGRSPDPYLAAFGCQLFLSTHAEDVRSALRAGFGAATILSGGARRAASNELRIAFDGDAVLFSDESERVYQQGGLEAFQSHERQSARELLGGGPFKPFLAALHRLQQEFPEDSCPIRTALVTARSAPAHERVIRTLREWNIRLDESYFLGGLEKAAILETFGADVFFDDQAGHCEKAREVVATGHVPHGISNEPPL
- a CDS encoding universal stress protein, whose product is MIRSILYATDLGLYAPYILQHALELTRSFNASLYVVHAVEPMGLFAESVLQTYLDEKRLKELRSTGLSTVMASIEQRVLEGFRDEIGEAIQDLELIKAVRVVQGDPPLVILGEAQQLGVDLLVLGSHSHGTDMDIPLGRTASRLVQLAEVPVYLVPMLQHRCRADF